One window of Dermacentor albipictus isolate Rhodes 1998 colony chromosome 9, USDA_Dalb.pri_finalv2, whole genome shotgun sequence genomic DNA carries:
- the LOC135914983 gene encoding uncharacterized protein isoform X1 has translation MWLLLMRSCTSQDGFRMKRGLVSSCVDLLVSFGQAKHLTNHLNILLGSNAAQTFDDRLKTVGRQVFRYAHSQVKKECVKSCLQEIEAAKTNRKSMAVEYEAMPLLLLAIFGEDKELFYKLTETASDDDLGDLPSCPFICVKGWTFLTANSYTICVDTHPVLHASKPDEAVKLLFFAPFAFNIQYQKETSLCLEFTQRAIAGINPARGTKVQKNGAKQHCLSPRVAALVTALKDYDF, from the exons ATGTGGTTGCTTTTGATGCGGAGCTGCACTTCGCAAGATGGCTTCCGCATGAAGAGGGGCTTGGTGTCTTCGTGCGTCGATTTACTCGTTTCATTTGGACAG GCAAAGCACCTGACCAACCACTTAAACATCTTGCTAGGCTCAAATGCTGCACAGACTTTTGATGACCGGCTAAAGACCGTTGGACGGCAAGTTTTTCGTTACGCACACAGCCAAGTAAAAAAAGAATGCGTGAAGTCTTGTCTCCAAGAAATAGAAGCTGCCAAAACTAACAGGAAGTCAATGGCAGTTGAATACGAAGCCATGCCACTACTACTGCTCGCAATCTTCGGAGAAGACAAAGAGCTGTTCTACAAGCTAACAGAG ACGGCCAGCGACGATGACTTGGGGGATCTGCCAAGCTGTCCTTTCATCTGCGTGAAAG GATGGACTTTTCTCACTGCTAATTCATACACAATCTGCGTGGACACCCATCCAGTACTTCATGCATCGAAGCCAGACGAGGCCGTCAAGCTGCTGTTCTTTGCCCCTTTTGCTTTTAATATCCAGTACCAGAAGGAGACGAGCCTGTGCTTGGAATTCACACAGAG GGCTATTGCAGGTATTAATCCTGCAAGAGGAACGAAGGTGCAAAAGAATGGCGCGAAGCAGCACTGCCTGTCACCAAGAGTGGCTGCACTCGTAACGGCTTTGAAAGACTATGACTTTTAG
- the LOC135914983 gene encoding uncharacterized protein isoform X2, which translates to MWLLLMRSCTSQDGFRMKRGLVSSCVDLLVSFGQAKHLTNHLNILLGSNAAQTFDDRLKTVGRQVFRYAHSQVKKECVKSCLQEIEAAKTNRKSMAVEYEAMPLLLLAIFGEDKELFYKLTETASDDDLGDLPSCPFICVKGWTFLTANSYTICVDTHPVLHASKPDEAVKLLFFAPFAFNIQYQKETSLCLEFTQRY; encoded by the exons ATGTGGTTGCTTTTGATGCGGAGCTGCACTTCGCAAGATGGCTTCCGCATGAAGAGGGGCTTGGTGTCTTCGTGCGTCGATTTACTCGTTTCATTTGGACAG GCAAAGCACCTGACCAACCACTTAAACATCTTGCTAGGCTCAAATGCTGCACAGACTTTTGATGACCGGCTAAAGACCGTTGGACGGCAAGTTTTTCGTTACGCACACAGCCAAGTAAAAAAAGAATGCGTGAAGTCTTGTCTCCAAGAAATAGAAGCTGCCAAAACTAACAGGAAGTCAATGGCAGTTGAATACGAAGCCATGCCACTACTACTGCTCGCAATCTTCGGAGAAGACAAAGAGCTGTTCTACAAGCTAACAGAG ACGGCCAGCGACGATGACTTGGGGGATCTGCCAAGCTGTCCTTTCATCTGCGTGAAAG GATGGACTTTTCTCACTGCTAATTCATACACAATCTGCGTGGACACCCATCCAGTACTTCATGCATCGAAGCCAGACGAGGCCGTCAAGCTGCTGTTCTTTGCCCCTTTTGCTTTTAATATCCAGTACCAGAAGGAGACGAGCCTGTGCTTGGAATTCACACAGAG GTATTAA